The window GACCCCTACGAGAACATGGGGGCCCAGCTGCTCGAGGAAGTCGCGACCAAGACCAACGACATCGCCGGAGACGGCACCACGACCTCGATCGTTCTCGCCCAGGCCATCGTCACCGAGGGCATGAAGAACGTCACCGCCGGCGCCAGCCCGATGGGCATCAAGCGCGGCATCGAAAAGGGCGTCGTGGCGATCGTGGATGAGATCAAGCGGCTGTCCAAGCCGGTGGCCACGCCCGAGGACATCGCCCACATCGCGGCCATCAGTGCCCGCGACGCGGAGATCGGCCAGCTCATCAGCGAAGTGATGGGCAAGGTCGGCAAGGACGGGGTCGTGACCGTCGAGGAATCCCAAGGCCTGAAGACCGAGGTCGAGTACGTCGATGGCATGCAGCTCGACCGCGGCTACATCAGCCTGTACATGGCAACCAGCGGCGAAGGCGGCAAGCTCGAGGCCACCCTCGACATGCCCTACATCCTGGTCACCGACAAGAAGATCAGCGCGGTGGCCGATATGCTGCCGGCGCTCGAGAAGGTGGTCCAGCTGGGCCGCCCGCTCCTGATCATTGCCGAGGACGTGGACGGCGAGGCGCTGGCCACCCTGATCGTCAACAAGCTGCGCGGCACCATCAACGTCCTCGCCGTCAAAGCCCCGGGCTTTGGCGACCGCCGCAAGGCCATGCTGGAGGACATCGCGACCCTGACCGGCGCGCACGTCATCTCCGAGGAGGTCGGCCGCAAGCTCGACAGCGTGACCGTCGAGGATCTCGGCCAGGCGCGCCGCGTCACGGCCACCAAGGACACGACCACCATCGTGGATGGCAAGGGCTCACCGGACGCCATCAAGGCCCGCATGAGCCAGATCAAGCTCCAGATCGAGGACACGACCTCCGACTTCGACAAGGAGAAGCTCCAGGAACGCCTGGCCAAGCTCTCCGGCGGTGTCGCGGTGCTCAAGGTCGGCGCGGCCACCGAGGTCGAGCTGAAGGAGAAGAAGCACCGGATCGAGGACGCCCTGTCCGCGGCTCGTGCAGGCGTGGAAGAGGGCATGGTCGCCGGTGGCGGCTCGGTTCTCGTCCATGCTGCACCGGCTCTCGACAAGCTCGAGGTCCTGGGTGACGAGGCCGTGGGCGTGGCCATCCTCCGGCGCGCGCTGGAAGAACCACTCCGCCAGATCGCCATCAACGCCGGCCTCGAGGGCTCAGTCGTCGTCGACGCCGTCCGCAAGCTGAAGCCGGGCCACGGGTACGACGCCGAGAAGGGCGAGTACACCGACATGTTCGTGGCCGGCATCATCGATCCGGCCAAGGTGACCCGTTCCGCGCTGCAGAACGCCGCGTCTGTCGCGGCTCTCCTGCTCGAGACCGAGACGGTCGTGACCGACATCCCCGAGAAGGAAAAGGCGCCGATGCCCGGCATGGGCGGCGGCGGCATGGACTACTAGAGAGTCCGATAGCGTCCGCTGGCATCCGCGCTAGCCGGACGCAAGCATGAAACGCGCCTAGAGGCGGGTGTCCCATCCGGGGATGGCCGCCTCTTATGCTGCCAGGATTGCTACCAACCGAGGTAGCCGGCTCCCGACGCTCACCCGGCTTCCTGGGCTTCCCGGAGGTCGATCGCCGGGAGTCTGGCGCGTGGCTCATGCCCCCGTACAATCCAAGCGATGCATCGTCGCGCGCCCACGGCGTCCTTCCTGATCATCGGGGCGCTCGTACTCGCTGCGTGCGCCGGCGGTTCGCAGTCCCCAGAGGTGAGCCCAACGGCCAATGCCGCGGCCGCCTCTTGTCCTAGCCTTGACCTGCGCGGCCCCGACGGCACGGCGCTGGATCTGAGTGGAAGCTGGATCGGGGTCGGAGACCGAAGGGCGCTGCTGAGGCCCAGCACGTATGAACTTAATCCCCTGAACAGTTGCCTAGCTTGGGTGGGCCGGAGCACCGAAGAGGGCGAGGAGGCTGGCGCGTCCTGGATGAACGTGTTCGACGGCAAGGTGAACTCGGACTTCACGATCTCGGGTGACTGGGCCGTGGTAGCGGCTAGTGAGGACTTCTGCCCCCCGGGGGCTGCAGGTGGAGCGCAGTGCGACAAGGCGCGGGGAACACTCATTCTGCGAATCGAATGGGTCCCCACGGCTGAAGGGAACCGAGTCCGTTTGCTGCTCCAGGAATACACCAAGATCGGCAGCGCGGGTGGGCTCGGTGGCTTCGTAACGTCTATCTGGGTCCGCCCGGGCGACGAGGCTCTCTTCGACGTGCCAGTGGAATAGTGGCTGGGCACTCCAAGCCGGCTCCCGACGCTCAACAGCCTACCTACGGAACCTCCAGCCACTGCTCCTCACGCGTCTAGCCGACCTTGCTGCGCTCGCCTCAAGCGGTGAGCGGCAGGTTGTCGGCCGCAGAGGCCGGCTCGGCGGCCGCCCGGAGGAGGTCGTCGATGTCCCGCACCGAGGCCAGGACCCGCTCCCGCAGGTCGTCGAGGAGACCGCCGACTTCCTGGGCGGCGGTGCTGATAGAGGTCAGCCGGCTCTTCATCTTGCGGACGTTGTCGACCGCGAACTGGATGTCCTGGAGCGCCTCACCGACCGCGGCCAGGTCGACCTGGCCCGTCGTATCGCGCAGGGTCAGCAGGGCCATCACCCGGGCCACACGGAACGCGGCCTCCAGGCCCACCCCGTCATCGATCTCCGGGTCGTAGACCGCGTACACGTCCGAGCCGACCAGGGCGAAAGGCACGACCCCGGCCGGGGCGTGCTCGGGAGTGAAGACCGCCAGGGCGATGGCCGCTCCCCGGTTGGCGCGGGCTGCGGTGAGCTCCTCGGCCAGCAGCCGGCGGCTCAACGAGCGGTCCTTGGCCTCGATCACGACCCGGAGGTCGCGACCATGGGTCCGGGTCGGGTCGATGGTCAACACGAAGTCGCCCTTCTTCGAGCGGAGCGCATCCCCGGCATCGGTCCCGGTGCGCTCGAGGAAGTCGCCAACACCGCGTGCCAGCTCCGCCAGCCGATCCGCGACGAGATCTTCGAACTCGATCCCTTTGGCCGTGCCCCGCGCCCGCTCCCCGGCGCGCACGCGGTTGGCGGCTTCCAGTGAGGCGATCCGCTCCCCGAGGCTGCGGAACTCACCGCTGACCTCATTGCGGAACTGGTACAGCGGGCTGGCTTCGCGGGTTGGGTCCAGCAGCTGGGCCAACCGCGACCCGTCGCCGTCGAAATAGCGACCCAGGACCTCGTTGAGCTGGCCGACGGCGCTGTCGCGGCGGTTCGGGTCGAAGAGAGCCGCGGTCAGCCGTTGGAGGCGCCCCGAATCGCCCAGGAACGATTCCAGCGTGCGAGGCAGCCGGCCCTCGCCGTCGGCGAAGTTGGCGCGCAGAGACGCCTCAAGCGCCTCGGCAGCGCGGGCGTGGGTGGCCGTCATGTGCTCCATCATCCGGTTGAACTCGGCACGCACGACGTCCACGTTGGCGCCGTTGCCGGCGTTGGCCATCGCCTGGAGCCCGATCCGCACCGCATTGGCGGCCAGGGCGGGGCGCTCAGCCTCCGGCACGCTGCCGACGAAGCCGGCGAGGCCCGGATCGGTCAGTTCGAGGTGGTGAATGGTGACCCGGTCGCCGAGCACGCTCAGCACGGGCTCGCCGGCAGGGCGAGTGGCAGCGGTCTTGCTCATGCCCGCACTTTGGACGGCGGTTGTGACACCTTCGGTGTCGCGCCGGGGCGCCCAGGGACGCCCGTTTCATCGGTACCAAGGGGCTATGGAGGGCATGGATAGGTCTGGTTAGGGTTGGTTCGATGGCCATCCGAGAGGAGACCGGCGTCGTCAGGCCGGCCGGGGAGAGCACGCCGCCAGACACGGTGGAGCTCCCGTACGCCCGCCGCCTGCGCGCCGCCGCCGCGATCTGGCGCCCCAGCCTACGCGTCTGGGTCACGCTCGGCGGCGTCGCGATCGTCGTCGCCACCGCCGCACTGACCGCCAACCTGTTCGCTGATCGGCTCCGCGAGCTCGCCGTCCTGGCTGCCCTGGAACACGCGGAGTCGGTGGTGCGCGCCAATCTCGACCCGGTGGTTGACGCCCACGCTCTGGACATGGGGGTCGCGAGCGACGCGGAACTCGACGAGCAGCTTGTCCGACTCGTCCAGGGCGGAGACATGAGCCGAATCGTGGTGTGGTCCCGCGATGGCCGGGCCGTGTACTCGTCCGATCCGGCACTCCGAGGTCTGCGCTTCTCGATCGGGGACCACCTGGCCGCCGCTTTCGCCGGGAGTTCGGTCTCCGAATACGGGACCGAAGCCGGGGACGAGGCTGCAGCTGTCGAGGGCGCCGCGCCGCTGCCGGTTCCATTCCTCGAGCTCTACGTCCCCATTCGCGGCGCCGTTGATGGCGATGCGATCGGCGTGTACGAGGTCTACCAGGATGCCGGCCCGATCGAGATGCTCGTCAGCCAGACCCGCTTCGACGTGCTCGTCCTGGCCCTCGCCGCGTCCGGGCTCCTGTTCGCCATCCTGTGGCTCGCCTTTGCGGGCGCGTCACGCCTCCTCGCCCGCCAAAACCGGCTCCTCCGCGAGCGGTCGGTTCGCGACCCCTGACTGGCCTGGCCAACCATGGCTTCCTGCTCGAGGAGCTGAACCGATACCTGGCTCGCCCCAGCC is drawn from Chloroflexota bacterium and contains these coding sequences:
- the groL gene encoding chaperonin GroEL (60 kDa chaperone family; promotes refolding of misfolded polypeptides especially under stressful conditions; forms two stacked rings of heptamers to form a barrel-shaped 14mer; ends can be capped by GroES; misfolded proteins enter the barrel where they are refolded when GroES binds) is translated as MAKQLQFSEEARRSLKRGIDKMSEAVKVTLGPKGRYAVLDKKFGAPTITNDGVTIARDIELEDPYENMGAQLLEEVATKTNDIAGDGTTTSIVLAQAIVTEGMKNVTAGASPMGIKRGIEKGVVAIVDEIKRLSKPVATPEDIAHIAAISARDAEIGQLISEVMGKVGKDGVVTVEESQGLKTEVEYVDGMQLDRGYISLYMATSGEGGKLEATLDMPYILVTDKKISAVADMLPALEKVVQLGRPLLIIAEDVDGEALATLIVNKLRGTINVLAVKAPGFGDRRKAMLEDIATLTGAHVISEEVGRKLDSVTVEDLGQARRVTATKDTTTIVDGKGSPDAIKARMSQIKLQIEDTTSDFDKEKLQERLAKLSGGVAVLKVGAATEVELKEKKHRIEDALSAARAGVEEGMVAGGGSVLVHAAPALDKLEVLGDEAVGVAILRRALEEPLRQIAINAGLEGSVVVDAVRKLKPGHGYDAEKGEYTDMFVAGIIDPAKVTRSALQNAASVAALLLETETVVTDIPEKEKAPMPGMGGGGMDY